The proteins below come from a single Xyrauchen texanus isolate HMW12.3.18 chromosome 3, RBS_HiC_50CHRs, whole genome shotgun sequence genomic window:
- the LOC127633573 gene encoding protein FAM222B-like, with the protein MLACLPGPGDLSLQLHPHSQMNTGLQKWDTTQRMRSAQYPTPAELDAYAKKVANNPLTIKIFPNSIKVPQRNHVRRTVNGLDTAGPRYSPYPSSQATTKTGLLAIVKVPLVKGILKDFDGTRARQHQEVIMNSTGGPYSATSASTLKLHHPRQGPLGASQNPQGIPPHPQNLQTLQQPGTPHQGLRHPPSSSMPQQPQGLPRSQTLSYAASIGHPGSHPPSAILLPQQHLQNPPLDLQVGTRKLPIADAPPNVTVSTSTIPLSMAGGLHQGRQADLNSIVHQISQFCQARAQGAGATSMCEGQIANPSPINRSLLINASSRVSVHGANPSAPPTSLMHPSCAIGPPDNMAASAPVSAMPPHNMATMNRMYHNDMKQQHLQHQSHQQQRNPQQPQMRSWNQHQLAHLQHISERGGHPCKAPLRDPCLPCKGINNPPDMSMGQPYAMKPSSPSPPLANNSNNAMPPGAVMHYTNGQYYHQPPVWNSILPTPNSDSSSSQDLPVPFHGPAGTGTGNTNPTPGMDCALTGGAAHYRLVGGALIGQTNLMQMADCMGGDFQTPCFRDQNLILMGKMHRPPPMGQVVVPPSETQGQHPGYR; encoded by the exons atgcTGGCCTGTCTGCCAGGGCCAGGTGATCTCTCACTTCAACTCCACCCCCACTCGCAGATGAACACTGGACTTCAGAAAT GGGACACTACACAAAGGATGAGATCTGCTCAGTATCCAACACCTGCGGAATTGGATGCTTATGCTAAAAAGGTTGCCAACAATCCTCTTACCATCAAGATTTTCCCCAACAGCATAAAGGTCCCTCAGAGAAACCACGTTCGCCGAACTGTCAACGGACTGGACACCGCTGGCCCCCGATATAGTCCCTACCCCTCCTCTCAGGCCACCACCAAGACAGGTCTTCTTGCCATCGTCAAAGTGCCCCTTGTCAAGGGTATCCTCAAGGACTTTGACGGCACACGGGCACGACAACACCAGGAGGTGATCATGAATTCCACTGGAGGCCCTTATTCAGCCACCTCAGCCAGCACTTTAAAATTGCACCACCCGCGGCAGGGTCCTCTCGGAGCATCGCAGAACCCACAGGGGATTCCTCCACACCCTCAGAATCTTCAGACTTTGCAGCAACCTGGGACTCCACACCAAGGACTCAGACACCCACCCTCCTCCTCAATGCCACAGCAACCCCAGGGCCTTCCAAGGTCCCAGACTCTTTCCTACGCCGCTTCTATAGGCCACCCTGGCTCCCACCCCCCTTCAGCCATCCTGCTTCCTCAGCAGCACCTACAGAACCCGCCTCTAGACCTGCAGGTGGGTACTAGGAAGCTGCCAATTGCAGACGCCCCTCCTAATGTGACTGTTTCTACCTCAACCATTCCATTGTCCATGGCCGGAGGCCTACATCAGGGCCGTCAGGCAGATTTAAACAGCATAGTGCACCAGATCAGCCAGTTTTGCCAAGCTAGGGCTCAGGGTGCTGGTGCTACATCAATGTGTGAAGGGCAGATCGCTAACCCCAGTCCCATTAACCGAAGTCTACTCATCAATGCTAGTTCACGAGTCTCGGTGCATGGGGCCAACCCAAGTGCACCCCCTACCAGTCTCATGCACCCATCCTGTGCTATTGGACCTCCGGATAATATGGCTGCTTCTGCACCGGTAAGTGCAATGCCACCGCATAACATGGCCACAATGAACCGCATGTATCACAATGATATGAAGCAACAGCACCTACAACATCAAAGTCATCAACAGCAGCGAAATCCCCAACAGCCACAGATGAGGTCATGGAATCAGCATCAGCTAGCTCACCTTCAGCACATCTCTGAAAGGGGCGGACACCCCTGCAAAGCCCCACTTCGGGACCCTTGCCTCCCCTGTAAGGGCATTAACAATCCCCCAGACATGAGCATGGGGCAGCCTTATGCCATGAAGCCCTCTAGCCCCTCCCCTCCACTTGCCAACAACAGTAACAATGCAATGCCCCCAGGCGCTGTGATGCACTACACCAATGGGCAGTACTACCATCAGCCACCAGTTTGGAATAGTATCCTTCCCACACCCAACAGCGACAGTTCCAGCTCACAGGATCTCCCAGTGCCCTTCCATGGCCCTGCAGGCACTGGCACGGGCAATACCAACCCCACCCCAGGGATGGACTGCGCCCTCACAGGAGGAGCGGCCCATTACCGATTAGTAGGGGGAGCCTTAATAGGGCAGACTAATCTGATGCAAATGGCAGATTGCATGGGAGGGGACTTCCAGACGCCCTGCTTCCGAGATCAGAATCTCATCCTGATGGGGAAGATGCACAGGCCACCCCCTATGGGCCAGGTAGTGGTTCCCCCCTCGGAAACGCAAGGCCAGCACCCAGGGTACAGATAA